One segment of Actinomyces sp. 432 DNA contains the following:
- a CDS encoding Gfo/Idh/MocA family protein, which yields MALNNSSRTTDRLPAIPDPVLQALADADAPFDLAAAVPEPQDAPVLRWGILGAGGIASTFATDVPAFSSGRIVAVGSRDRARAQAFIDAHPDAGKGQPVRAHGSYEALVGDPEVDAVYVATPHNFHCEQALLALEAGKPVLVEKSFARNAAEARRVFDAARATGLFVMEAMWTRFLPGQVLLRALAGSGALGELRYVRAEHLQSLEHVERLNRPELAGGALLDLGVYSVSFVHSLLGAPTSLSAAGRLSADGVDLDEAVSMTYPRALAVATSSMSAASETGGEVVGTRGRVVLPTQFYRPTRLEIVLGGSRGAPRFEWDATVPGGFQFQAAEVARCIAAGRTDSGTMPWSETLAVLETMDEARRQLGVTYPGE from the coding sequence ATGGCGCTAAACAATTCCTCTCGCACAACCGACCGACTGCCCGCCATTCCCGATCCCGTCCTTCAGGCGCTGGCCGACGCCGACGCCCCCTTCGACCTGGCTGCCGCCGTGCCCGAGCCGCAGGACGCGCCCGTCCTGCGCTGGGGAATCCTCGGTGCGGGCGGCATCGCCTCCACCTTCGCCACCGACGTGCCTGCTTTCTCCTCGGGGCGGATCGTCGCCGTCGGCAGCCGCGACCGGGCCCGCGCACAGGCATTCATCGATGCCCACCCCGACGCCGGCAAGGGACAGCCGGTGCGCGCGCACGGCTCCTACGAGGCACTCGTCGGTGACCCGGAGGTGGACGCCGTATACGTTGCGACCCCGCACAACTTCCACTGCGAGCAGGCGCTGCTGGCGCTGGAGGCGGGCAAGCCGGTGCTGGTGGAGAAGTCATTTGCCCGCAATGCCGCCGAGGCGCGCCGGGTCTTCGACGCCGCCCGGGCTACGGGGCTGTTCGTCATGGAGGCCATGTGGACGCGCTTCCTGCCCGGGCAGGTGCTGCTGCGGGCACTGGCTGGCAGTGGCGCGCTGGGGGAGCTGCGTTACGTGCGCGCCGAGCACCTCCAGTCCCTGGAACACGTCGAGCGGTTGAACCGGCCCGAACTGGCCGGCGGCGCCCTGCTTGACCTGGGCGTGTACTCGGTCAGCTTCGTGCACTCGCTCCTGGGCGCGCCGACGTCGTTGAGCGCTGCCGGGAGGCTGTCCGCGGACGGCGTCGACCTGGATGAGGCGGTCTCCATGACCTACCCGCGCGCGCTGGCGGTGGCGACCTCAAGCATGTCCGCCGCCTCCGAGACCGGCGGCGAGGTGGTCGGCACCCGCGGCCGGGTGGTGCTGCCGACGCAGTTCTACCGGCCCACGCGCCTGGAAATCGTCCTGGGAGGGAGCCGCGGGGCGCCGCGCTTCGAGTGGGACGCCACCGTGCCCGGCGGCTTCCAGTTCCAGGCCGCCGAGGTCGCCCGCTGCATAGCGGCGGGCAGAACCGACTCGGGGACCATGCCGTGGAGCGAGACGCTCGCGGTACTGGAGACCATGGATGAGGCGCGCCGTCAGCTCGGCGTGACCTACCCCGGGGAGTAG
- the pip gene encoding prolyl aminopeptidase: protein MHESTPGRRRSFYPPIEPYDSGMLDVGDGQSIYWEACGNPDGIPAVFVHGGPGGGCSPEHRRCFDPGRYRIILFDQRGCGRSLPHAWEPEADLSTNTTWHLVADMERLREHLGVDAWLVFGGSWGSTLALAYAERHPSRVLALVLRGIFTLRKRELDWFYEGAGADMIWPDEWEAYVAAAGEGVAPGGFIDRYHELLTDPDPAVHGPAARAWTTWEAATSTLLRDQAYIDEVQDPAFAITFARIENHFFHHRGWLDDGQLIADARVLAEHGIPGVIVQGRYDVVCPMGTAWALHRAWPQAQLHISPTAGHSFAEPETLSALITATDRFAAALSPVAGAVHQPGDH, encoded by the coding sequence ATGCATGAATCCACCCCCGGCCGGCGTCGCTCCTTCTACCCACCCATCGAGCCCTACGACTCGGGCATGCTCGACGTCGGTGATGGGCAAAGCATCTACTGGGAGGCCTGCGGCAACCCAGACGGGATCCCCGCGGTATTCGTGCACGGCGGCCCGGGCGGCGGCTGCTCCCCCGAGCACCGGCGCTGCTTCGACCCGGGGCGCTACCGGATAATCCTGTTCGACCAGCGCGGCTGCGGCCGCTCCCTGCCGCACGCCTGGGAGCCCGAGGCGGACCTGAGCACCAACACCACCTGGCACCTGGTGGCGGACATGGAGCGACTGCGCGAGCACCTGGGCGTGGATGCCTGGCTGGTGTTCGGCGGGTCCTGGGGCTCCACGCTGGCACTGGCCTACGCCGAGCGACACCCGAGCCGGGTCCTGGCGCTGGTGCTGCGAGGCATCTTCACGCTGCGCAAGCGCGAGCTGGACTGGTTCTACGAGGGCGCCGGCGCGGACATGATCTGGCCCGACGAATGGGAGGCGTACGTGGCGGCCGCCGGCGAGGGCGTCGCCCCGGGCGGTTTCATCGACCGCTACCACGAGTTGCTGACCGATCCGGACCCGGCGGTGCACGGCCCGGCCGCCCGCGCCTGGACCACTTGGGAGGCGGCCACCTCCACGCTGCTGCGCGACCAGGCCTACATCGACGAGGTGCAGGACCCGGCCTTCGCCATCACCTTCGCGCGCATCGAGAACCACTTCTTCCACCACCGCGGCTGGCTGGACGACGGACAGCTGATCGCCGACGCGCGCGTTTTGGCCGAGCACGGTATTCCGGGAGTCATTGTCCAGGGACGCTACGACGTCGTCTGCCCGATGGGCACGGCCTGGGCGCTGCACCGGGCCTGGCCCCAGGCGCAGCTGCACATCTCGCCGACGGCGGGACACTCCTTCGCCGAGCCGGAGACGCTGTCGGCGCTGATCACTGCCACCGACCGCTTCGCGGCGGCCCTCTCCCCCGTTGCCGGTGCGGTGCACCAGCCGGGCGACCACTGA
- a CDS encoding ATP-grasp domain-containing protein codes for MNAPIVTLATSADYADLDDDDRGLPDALRERGIEPRIAVWNDPDVNWDNAGVVVLRSVRDYAKNRNYADFLAWAHSIKRLINHADVVDWNSDKHYLTRMAELGVPMIPTTWLEPAAGYSKHQVHTRFPAHGDFVVKPAISSGGRGTGRYTATDAKSRADAINDTMHHLGRGRSVMVQRYLEEVDRKGELSLVYFNGVLSHAVEKAPMLHPSFRSVDEVHEEIVTAREPSEQEWLWGEKVRKAIHTIIKERSGRDMQLLFNRVDVVGDGQGGFYLMEVSLIDAGLYLGSAPAALDNFADAIAQRVFW; via the coding sequence GTGAACGCCCCGATCGTGACTCTTGCGACCTCAGCCGACTATGCGGACCTCGATGACGACGACCGCGGGCTGCCCGACGCGCTGCGCGAGCGCGGCATCGAGCCCCGGATCGCGGTGTGGAACGACCCGGACGTGAACTGGGACAACGCCGGCGTGGTGGTGCTGCGCTCCGTGCGCGATTACGCCAAGAACCGCAACTACGCCGACTTCCTCGCCTGGGCGCACTCGATTAAGCGGCTGATCAACCACGCCGACGTCGTCGACTGGAACTCCGACAAGCACTACCTGACGCGCATGGCGGAGCTCGGCGTCCCCATGATCCCCACCACCTGGCTGGAGCCGGCAGCCGGCTACTCCAAGCACCAGGTGCACACCCGCTTCCCCGCGCACGGCGACTTCGTGGTCAAGCCCGCCATCTCCTCCGGCGGCCGTGGCACCGGCCGCTACACCGCCACCGACGCCAAGTCCCGCGCCGACGCCATCAACGACACCATGCACCACCTCGGTCGCGGCCGCAGCGTCATGGTGCAGCGCTACCTGGAGGAGGTCGACCGCAAGGGGGAGCTGTCCCTGGTCTACTTCAACGGAGTGCTGTCCCACGCGGTGGAGAAGGCCCCCATGCTGCACCCCTCGTTCCGCTCGGTGGATGAGGTGCACGAGGAGATTGTCACCGCCCGCGAGCCCAGCGAGCAGGAGTGGCTGTGGGGTGAGAAGGTCCGCAAGGCCATCCACACCATCATCAAGGAGCGCTCGGGCCGGGACATGCAGCTGCTGTTCAACCGGGTAGACGTCGTCGGCGACGGCCAGGGCGGGTTCTACCTGATGGAGGTCTCCCTCATCGACGCCGGCCTCTACCTCGGCTCCGCCCCCGCCGCCCTGGACAACTTCGCCGACGCCATTGCCCAACGCGTCTTCTGGTGA
- a CDS encoding MBL fold metallo-hydrolase translates to MRLTIIGCTGSMSGPEAAASSYLVQADDVSGRTWSVVLDLGPGSMGQLLRYLDPAELDAIVISHCHADHMVDLVGMHVFRRWNPAGRLAPVLTLGPAQLRSRLNGVDGTSEQETYATEFAFRTASAGQSLQVGPLTITPFPALHPVDAFGYRVEGPGRVGDRVSLAFTGDTDLCDGIEAMADGVDLLLSEAAFLEGRDAVRGIHLTGRRAGQLAAGTSGRGGRRPAGRLVLTHIQPWTDPDDPLREAAAVYDGPLARATPGASWEI, encoded by the coding sequence ATGAGACTCACGATCATCGGCTGTACCGGATCCATGTCAGGTCCTGAGGCCGCGGCCTCCTCCTATCTGGTGCAGGCCGACGACGTATCTGGTCGCACCTGGTCGGTCGTGCTCGACCTCGGCCCCGGCTCAATGGGGCAGCTGCTGCGCTACCTGGACCCGGCTGAACTGGACGCCATCGTCATCTCCCACTGCCACGCCGATCACATGGTGGACCTGGTGGGTATGCACGTGTTCCGGCGCTGGAACCCCGCCGGACGGCTTGCGCCGGTGCTGACGCTCGGGCCGGCGCAGCTGCGGAGCCGGCTCAACGGCGTCGACGGCACTTCGGAGCAGGAGACCTACGCGACTGAATTCGCCTTCCGCACGGCGTCGGCGGGTCAGAGCCTGCAGGTCGGGCCGCTGACTATCACCCCCTTCCCGGCGCTGCACCCGGTGGATGCCTTCGGCTACCGTGTGGAGGGCCCCGGCCGAGTCGGCGATCGCGTCAGCCTGGCCTTCACGGGCGACACGGACTTGTGTGACGGCATCGAGGCGATGGCCGACGGCGTCGACCTGCTGCTGTCCGAGGCGGCCTTCCTAGAGGGGCGCGACGCCGTGCGCGGCATCCACCTGACCGGTCGGCGGGCCGGACAGCTTGCCGCGGGTACCTCGGGGCGGGGCGGGCGCCGTCCCGCAGGCCGGCTGGTGCTGACCCACATTCAGCCGTGGACGGACCCGGATGATCCGCTGCGTGAGGCCGCCGCTGTGTATGACGGCCCACTGGCCCGCGCCACCCCCGGCGCCTCCTGGGAGATCTGA
- a CDS encoding DUF2017 family protein, whose translation MHAFHPDPQGWTSVLEAWEREYLAGLFKQIADLLAADTPAPGGAGAAEAAPSGPVSAGPESHATGVRAGETPRDGDVLAALDFDPQPDDASRGRTAGGVPATLAPLLDVLLPDASEDPEVAVEVSSLTRDRLREDKRSRLEEVVWELLEPTGAGGAVLVRAGQEGRWLGALNDARLVLAERLQIDSPEAGERVHAAAWEDAPVGEGETERWNRAMALSYDMLSWWQESLVAVLLNGDGAA comes from the coding sequence ATGCACGCCTTCCACCCTGACCCGCAGGGCTGGACCAGCGTGCTGGAGGCCTGGGAGCGGGAGTACCTGGCCGGCCTGTTCAAGCAGATCGCCGACCTGCTCGCCGCGGACACCCCGGCACCAGGCGGGGCCGGTGCCGCGGAAGCGGCCCCATCCGGGCCGGTTTCAGCGGGGCCCGAGTCGCACGCCACCGGCGTCCGGGCGGGTGAGACCCCGCGCGACGGGGACGTGCTGGCCGCACTCGACTTCGATCCCCAGCCCGACGATGCCTCCCGCGGGCGCACCGCCGGAGGGGTTCCCGCCACCCTGGCTCCACTGCTGGACGTGCTCCTGCCCGACGCCTCAGAGGACCCGGAGGTCGCCGTCGAAGTCTCCTCCCTGACCCGGGACCGGCTGCGGGAGGACAAGCGCTCTCGCCTTGAGGAAGTGGTATGGGAGCTGCTTGAGCCCACCGGGGCCGGTGGGGCAGTGCTCGTGCGCGCCGGCCAGGAGGGCCGCTGGCTGGGGGCCCTGAACGACGCCCGCCTGGTACTGGCCGAGCGCCTGCAAATCGATTCCCCCGAGGCGGGCGAGCGCGTGCATGCCGCGGCCTGGGAAGACGCCCCCGTCGGCGAGGGGGAGACGGAGCGCTGGAATCGGGCTATGGCGCTGTCCTACGACATGCTTTCCTGGTGGCAGGAATCACTGGTGGCCGTGCTATTGAATGGGGATGGGGCCGCATAG
- a CDS encoding YccF domain-containing protein: MRTLLNIIWVVFGGFWLWLEYMFFGVIACLLIVTIPAGIASFRIASYALWPFGRQVAEMPQAGVMSGLSNVIWFLAAGLWLAIGHITTAAAQAVTIVGIPLAVANLKMIPVTCFPFGKQIVPGRGII, translated from the coding sequence ATGCGCACACTGCTCAACATCATCTGGGTGGTCTTCGGCGGCTTCTGGCTGTGGTTGGAGTACATGTTCTTCGGGGTCATCGCCTGCCTGCTGATTGTGACGATCCCCGCCGGCATCGCCTCCTTCCGTATCGCCTCCTACGCCCTGTGGCCCTTCGGCCGGCAGGTGGCGGAAATGCCGCAGGCGGGTGTGATGAGCGGCCTGTCCAATGTGATCTGGTTCCTGGCGGCCGGGCTCTGGCTCGCCATCGGCCACATCACCACCGCGGCCGCGCAGGCGGTCACCATCGTCGGCATTCCGCTGGCCGTCGCCAACCTGAAGATGATCCCGGTGACCTGCTTCCCCTTCGGCAAGCAGATCGTGCCCGGCCGCGGCATCATCTGA
- a CDS encoding peroxiredoxin, with the protein MPQLSVGDTAPDFTLPDQSGSPVSLATLRAGAERGVVVYFYPRAGTAGCTKEACDFRDSLDGWRSAGYAVVGISPDPPAAQARFAEKQSLPFPLLSDPEHTVMEAWGAWGEKKNYGRTTTGPIRSTVVVGTDGDVALARYNVRATGHVDRLRRELGLDA; encoded by the coding sequence GTGCCACAGCTTTCCGTAGGCGACACCGCCCCCGACTTCACTCTCCCCGACCAATCCGGCAGCCCGGTCTCCCTGGCAACCCTGCGCGCCGGCGCCGAACGCGGCGTCGTCGTCTACTTCTACCCCAGGGCCGGAACCGCCGGCTGCACCAAGGAGGCCTGCGACTTCCGCGACTCGTTGGACGGTTGGCGCAGCGCCGGCTACGCCGTCGTCGGCATCTCCCCTGACCCGCCCGCCGCACAGGCGCGCTTCGCCGAGAAGCAGTCCCTGCCCTTCCCGCTCCTTTCCGATCCCGAGCACACCGTCATGGAGGCCTGGGGCGCGTGGGGAGAGAAGAAGAACTACGGGCGCACCACCACCGGCCCGATCCGCTCCACCGTGGTGGTAGGCACCGACGGCGACGTCGCCCTGGCCCGCTACAACGTGCGCGCCACCGGCCACGTCGACCGCCTGCGCCGCGAACTCGGCCTGGACGCCTAA
- a CDS encoding transcriptional regulator, with product MLDPVIHPINRLRICATLKSVGAVNDGALVWTGTEMKFSALRDAVGLSDASLSKQLKALEDADYIRRHRDYGVIRAMDVVWVSLTPRGLKAFEDHVAALREIADD from the coding sequence GTGCTTGACCCCGTCATCCACCCGATCAATCGTCTGCGGATCTGCGCGACGCTCAAGTCAGTCGGGGCCGTGAACGACGGCGCCCTAGTGTGGACCGGTACCGAGATGAAGTTCTCCGCGCTGCGTGACGCCGTTGGCCTGTCCGACGCCAGTCTGTCCAAGCAGCTCAAGGCACTGGAGGATGCGGACTACATCCGCCGCCACCGCGACTACGGTGTAATTCGGGCGATGGATGTGGTTTGGGTCTCGCTTACGCCGCGCGGCCTGAAAGCCTTCGAAGATCACGTCGCCGCACTGCGAGAGATCGCCGACGATTGA
- the murI gene encoding glutamate racemase — translation MFDSGVGGLTVARAVIDQLPGEQVLYIGDTANTPYGPRPVQEVRRLALSIMDELVDSGVKMLVIACNTASAAVLHDARSRYTRGKGVPVVEVIHPAARAAARVTRNGRVGLIATQGTVDSNAYADALAAVPGVHLFSQACPRFVELAERGITTGPEVMTTAEEYLAPVKRAGVDTLILGCTHYPLLAGPISYVMGEDVTLVTSSQETAKDVYRELARRNLLRAPDAPAPRHEFRATGDPASFSVLARRFLGPEVGRVHHAEIGPDAPSPDAPSPDPAPVPNSSEDPA, via the coding sequence ATGTTCGACTCCGGCGTCGGCGGCTTGACCGTGGCCCGCGCGGTGATCGACCAGCTTCCCGGTGAGCAGGTGCTGTACATCGGGGACACCGCCAACACCCCGTACGGGCCGCGCCCGGTGCAGGAGGTGCGCCGCCTGGCCCTGAGCATCATGGACGAGCTGGTCGACTCAGGCGTGAAAATGCTGGTGATCGCCTGTAACACGGCTTCCGCCGCCGTTCTGCACGATGCCCGCAGCCGCTACACGCGCGGCAAGGGCGTGCCCGTCGTGGAGGTCATCCACCCGGCCGCCCGCGCCGCCGCCCGTGTCACCCGTAACGGCCGAGTCGGGCTGATCGCCACCCAGGGCACCGTGGACTCCAACGCCTACGCCGATGCGCTGGCCGCCGTGCCCGGCGTGCACCTGTTCTCCCAGGCGTGCCCACGCTTCGTGGAGCTGGCCGAGCGCGGTATCACCACCGGCCCGGAGGTCATGACCACGGCAGAGGAGTACCTCGCCCCCGTCAAGCGGGCGGGCGTAGACACCCTCATCCTGGGGTGCACCCACTACCCGCTGCTGGCCGGCCCCATCTCCTACGTCATGGGGGAGGACGTCACCTTGGTGACCTCCAGTCAGGAGACCGCCAAGGACGTCTACCGCGAGCTCGCTCGCCGGAACCTGCTACGCGCCCCCGACGCGCCGGCGCCCCGGCACGAGTTCCGCGCCACCGGCGATCCCGCCTCCTTCTCCGTGTTGGCACGCCGCTTCCTAGGGCCCGAGGTTGGCCGTGTCCACCACGCCGAGATCGGCCCCGACGCCCCGTCACCAGACGCCCCGTCACCAGACCCCGCCCCCGTCCCCAATTCGAGCGAGGATCCCGCATGA
- a CDS encoding DEAD/DEAH box helicase, which produces MPATSAPALNVMLDALIPADDPERVPEPEEVYVAFAEWAESTGRPLYPHQDEALSQILSGRHVIAATPTGSGKSMIALAAHTASLARGGRSYYTAPLKALVSEKFFELVRLFGADNVGMVTGDTSINAAAPIICCTAEILANQSLREGEALDVDTVVMDEFHYYADPQRGWAWQVPLLELPQAQMVLLSATLGDVSFFVRDLRERTGREVAVVDDAVRPVPLEWEYAIEPIGDLLQRLVEQDKAPVYVVHFSQKEAVERASALLSVDLGAKKRKDELAAAIGDFRFGTGFGRTLSRLLRSGIGVHHAGMLPRYRRLVERLARTGLLSVICGTDTLGVGINVPIRSVALTSLVKFDGAKERHLTAREFHQIAGRAGRAGFDTRGYVIVQAPEHVIENARALAKAGDDPRKRRRIVRKQAPEGRVNWTDKTFERLRDAAPETLTSQFQVTTTMVLNLMERDGDPVRAMAQLLERVHEPEAARRRHVRRAIEIYLSLRTAGVLEHVSSAQAAADGRPRLRLAVDLPDEFALNQPLAPFALAAMDLLNLEDPEHTLDVVSVVEATLDDPRPLLYAQQRQARGEAVAAMKAEGMDYDERMAALEDITWPQPLADLLGPALEMYKQSNPWAAEYELSPKCVVRDMVESAMTFSDLISRYDLGRSEGVVLRYLTDAYRALRQVVPEEHRTEEVEQLTDWLGDLVRAVDSSLLDEWEALGAAQSGHAQEGADLLQADRADQAAGTERAFGTDADGKLPFTRNLHAFRVAVRREMFRRVELMARDDVEGLGRLDAASGWGEDRWDEALGRYWDEYDWISTDTPARAVALAPLDEAPDDAALAAAGVSERLREALAGSGRRVWLATQILEDSAGDHDWRLTALVDLDECDRAEAAVVHLLGVGPQS; this is translated from the coding sequence ATGCCCGCCACCTCCGCGCCCGCGCTCAACGTCATGCTCGACGCCCTCATCCCCGCCGACGACCCGGAGCGCGTCCCGGAGCCGGAGGAGGTTTATGTGGCCTTCGCCGAGTGGGCCGAGTCCACCGGGCGACCGCTGTACCCGCACCAGGACGAGGCCCTGAGCCAGATCCTGTCCGGCAGGCACGTCATTGCGGCCACTCCCACCGGCTCGGGCAAGTCCATGATCGCCCTGGCCGCGCACACCGCCTCCCTGGCGCGCGGCGGCCGCTCCTACTACACGGCCCCGCTCAAGGCGCTGGTCAGTGAGAAGTTCTTCGAGCTGGTGCGCCTGTTCGGGGCGGACAACGTCGGCATGGTCACCGGCGACACCTCCATCAACGCGGCCGCCCCCATCATCTGCTGCACGGCGGAGATCCTGGCCAACCAGTCGCTGCGGGAGGGCGAGGCGCTGGACGTGGACACGGTGGTGATGGACGAGTTCCACTACTACGCCGACCCGCAGCGCGGCTGGGCCTGGCAGGTGCCGCTGCTGGAGCTGCCGCAGGCGCAGATGGTGCTGCTGTCGGCCACGCTGGGGGACGTGTCCTTCTTCGTGCGGGACCTGCGTGAGCGCACGGGCCGGGAGGTCGCCGTCGTCGACGACGCCGTGCGGCCGGTACCGCTGGAGTGGGAGTACGCGATCGAGCCGATCGGTGATCTGCTGCAGCGGCTGGTGGAGCAGGACAAGGCGCCCGTTTACGTGGTGCACTTCTCCCAGAAGGAGGCGGTGGAGCGGGCCTCCGCGCTGCTGAGCGTGGACCTGGGCGCCAAGAAGCGTAAGGATGAGTTGGCGGCGGCGATCGGCGACTTCCGCTTCGGGACCGGCTTCGGGCGCACCCTGTCACGGCTGCTGCGCTCAGGCATCGGCGTGCACCACGCCGGCATGCTGCCCCGCTACCGTCGGCTGGTGGAGCGCCTGGCCCGCACCGGACTGCTCTCGGTCATCTGCGGCACCGACACCCTGGGGGTGGGCATCAACGTGCCCATCCGCTCGGTGGCGCTGACCAGCCTGGTCAAGTTCGACGGTGCCAAGGAGCGGCACCTGACGGCGCGGGAGTTCCACCAGATCGCCGGGCGCGCGGGCAGGGCCGGCTTCGACACCCGCGGCTACGTGATCGTGCAGGCGCCCGAGCACGTCATCGAGAATGCGCGCGCCCTGGCCAAGGCGGGCGACGACCCGCGCAAGCGCCGCCGGATCGTGCGCAAGCAGGCGCCCGAGGGGCGCGTCAACTGGACGGACAAGACCTTCGAGCGGCTGCGCGACGCCGCCCCGGAGACGCTGACCAGCCAGTTCCAGGTCACCACCACCATGGTGCTGAACCTGATGGAGCGCGACGGCGACCCGGTGCGGGCCATGGCGCAGCTGCTGGAGCGCGTGCACGAGCCGGAAGCGGCCCGGCGCAGGCACGTGCGCCGGGCGATCGAAATCTACCTGTCCCTGCGTACCGCCGGCGTGCTGGAGCACGTCTCCTCCGCTCAGGCTGCCGCGGACGGCCGCCCGCGACTGCGCCTGGCCGTGGACCTGCCCGATGAGTTCGCCCTGAACCAGCCGCTGGCTCCGTTCGCCCTGGCGGCCATGGACCTGTTGAACCTGGAGGACCCCGAGCACACGCTCGACGTGGTCTCCGTGGTGGAAGCGACCCTGGACGATCCGCGTCCACTGCTGTACGCCCAGCAGCGGCAGGCCCGCGGCGAGGCGGTCGCTGCCATGAAGGCCGAGGGCATGGACTACGACGAGCGCATGGCGGCCCTGGAGGACATCACCTGGCCGCAGCCGCTGGCGGACCTGCTGGGCCCGGCGCTGGAGATGTACAAGCAGTCCAACCCGTGGGCGGCGGAGTACGAGCTCAGCCCGAAGTGCGTGGTGCGGGACATGGTGGAGAGCGCCATGACCTTCTCCGACCTGATCTCCCGGTACGACCTGGGCCGCAGCGAGGGCGTGGTGCTGCGCTACCTGACCGACGCCTACCGGGCGCTGCGGCAGGTGGTGCCCGAAGAGCACCGCACCGAGGAGGTGGAGCAGCTGACCGACTGGCTGGGCGACCTGGTGCGCGCCGTGGACTCCTCCCTGCTGGACGAGTGGGAGGCGCTGGGTGCCGCCCAGTCCGGGCATGCGCAGGAGGGCGCGGATCTGCTGCAGGCGGATCGCGCCGATCAGGCCGCGGGGACGGAGCGGGCCTTCGGTACCGACGCCGACGGCAAGCTGCCCTTCACCCGCAACCTGCACGCCTTCCGGGTGGCGGTACGTCGGGAGATGTTCCGCCGGGTGGAGCTCATGGCTCGCGACGACGTCGAGGGCCTGGGACGGCTGGACGCCGCCTCCGGTTGGGGCGAGGACCGCTGGGACGAGGCACTGGGACGCTACTGGGACGAGTACGACTGGATCAGCACGGACACCCCCGCCCGGGCCGTGGCGCTGGCACCACTGGATGAGGCGCCGGATGATGCGGCTCTGGCGGCGGCCGGGGTGTCGGAACGGCTGCGCGAGGCGCTGGCCGGCTCGGGGCGGCGCGTGTGGCTGGCCACCCAGATCCTGGAGGACTCGGCGGGCGACCACGACTGGCGGCTGACGGCCCTGGTGGACCTGGACGAATGCGACCGGGCCGAGGCCGCCGTCGTCCACCTGCTGGGTGTCGGCCCGCAGAGCTGA
- the rdgB gene encoding RdgB/HAM1 family non-canonical purine NTP pyrophosphatase, which yields MVAQSEQRGATTASAEVAVTVPEGARLVLASHNPGKLAELRAILTPLVDGLTAEQIISSAGLGAPEPVEDGLTFADNATLKARALAQATGLPAVADDSGLCVDVLGGAPGIFSARWSGRHGDDEGNLRLLLGQLADVADPHRTARFTCAAVLVVPSRDGESESVTVVERSMVGRLLHAPVGAGGFGYDPIFVPVQEDAPGGSGRTTAQMSSAEKNAISHRGQALRALAPALRDLLT from the coding sequence GTGGTAGCGCAGTCCGAGCAGCGCGGCGCCACGACGGCGTCGGCCGAAGTTGCGGTCACTGTGCCTGAAGGTGCCCGGCTGGTGCTGGCTAGCCACAATCCCGGCAAGTTGGCCGAGCTGCGCGCAATCCTGACACCGCTGGTGGACGGGCTTACGGCCGAGCAGATCATCTCCTCGGCCGGGCTCGGCGCCCCCGAGCCGGTGGAGGACGGGCTGACCTTCGCCGACAACGCCACCCTCAAGGCGCGCGCCCTGGCGCAGGCCACCGGGCTGCCGGCGGTTGCCGACGACTCCGGGCTGTGTGTGGACGTGCTGGGCGGCGCGCCGGGCATCTTCTCGGCCCGCTGGTCGGGCCGCCACGGCGATGACGAGGGCAACCTGCGGCTGCTGCTGGGGCAGCTCGCCGACGTCGCCGACCCGCACCGCACGGCGCGTTTCACCTGTGCCGCGGTACTGGTGGTGCCGAGCCGGGACGGCGAGTCGGAATCAGTGACCGTGGTGGAGCGCTCCATGGTTGGGCGGCTGCTGCACGCGCCGGTTGGCGCCGGCGGCTTCGGCTACGACCCGATCTTCGTGCCGGTCCAGGAGGACGCCCCGGGCGGCTCCGGGCGGACGACGGCGCAGATGAGCTCGGCGGAGAAGAACGCCATCTCCCACCGCGGCCAGGCCCTGCGCGCTCTGGCCCCCGCCCTGCGGGACCTGCTCACCTAG
- a CDS encoding DUF3054 domain-containing protein gives MPDGPDRPWTRGRRTRWWLVLLADTISVALIACFGAASVHDLAQVPGLLVRGAVAVVVAWAVAWLVRRPDDHLEVGWPDGAWVIGLTWALWAGLYVWGGALGAIPGAGGTVSFAVMLAAFLVVFCGGWRSLYGYVKAHDSLVPKGVQRRLDAQSRRDRHL, from the coding sequence GTGCCTGACGGGCCGGATCGTCCCTGGACGCGTGGGCGCCGCACCCGCTGGTGGCTGGTGCTGCTGGCCGACACGATTTCGGTCGCACTGATCGCCTGTTTCGGCGCCGCCTCGGTACACGACCTGGCCCAAGTGCCCGGGCTGCTCGTTCGCGGAGCGGTCGCCGTCGTCGTCGCCTGGGCGGTCGCATGGCTGGTGCGTCGCCCCGACGACCACCTGGAGGTGGGCTGGCCCGACGGCGCCTGGGTAATCGGCCTGACCTGGGCGCTGTGGGCGGGCCTCTACGTGTGGGGCGGGGCGTTGGGGGCTATCCCCGGAGCCGGTGGAACGGTGTCGTTCGCGGTGATGCTGGCCGCGTTCCTGGTGGTCTTCTGCGGCGGCTGGCGCAGCCTGTACGGCTACGTCAAGGCGCACGACTCGTTGGTTCCCAAGGGCGTGCAGCGGCGCCTTGACGCCCAATCCCGCCGAGACCGGCACTTGTAA